One Anas platyrhynchos isolate ZD024472 breed Pekin duck chromosome 2, IASCAAS_PekinDuck_T2T, whole genome shotgun sequence DNA segment encodes these proteins:
- the AOC1 gene encoding diamine oxidase [copper-containing] isoform X1, with translation MRRGGRRSPGGSAPRGTAGSGQRARAAPRSPREDLFLPRSPGRMWPLRLAWALAVLGIAAGTDPTAPPPDKASIFADLTPAELRAVRDFLMGRPELGLSPSRGGSLAQNTLFLVELLPPKKRLALRHLDKGGPAPRRQARAVVFFGGQAEPNITEFAVGPLPRPSSYRPLRFKGRRTVPFAARPMTQLEYELLHRALVQATEPLYRLLRDATGFWYHNCTDRCLTFSDIAPRGLAPGERRSWFMLQRFVEGYFLHPVGLEILIDHRDPDPRRWAVQSVWYNGQYFSSPQELAERYEQGQVAVAQLGDHASQLLFSTYVPRGRFTTGTPTDVHGAKVCEPQGRRYRLRGNRLEYGGWSLAFRLRSSSGLQLFDLRFNEERVAYEVSVQEAIAFYGGDTPAAMQTKYIDAGWGMGSVTYELAPGIDCPEVATYLDAHHFYDTDRPVRFARAVCIFELPTGVPLRRHFNSNFQGGYHFYAGLEGHALVLRTTSTVYNYDYIWDFLLYPNGVMEAKVHATGFIHATFYTPQGRRYGSRVQSHVLGNMHTHLVHYKVDLDIAGTGNSFETVDLSFENISNPWSPDARVVQPWLHRRPRRSECQAAFPLGQALPRYLLFSNPRQQNRWGHARSYRIQHSSHAGRVLPRGWREERGISWGRYHLAVTRHHENEAVSSSLYTQNDPWEPLVNFESFIRDDESIEDQDLVAWVTVGFLHIPHAEDVPNTATPGNAVGFFLRPFNFFDEDPSVASLSPVIVRPLDQSFSRLEVQRWTPDTPGPCVAPGPFTYNGTYWPE, from the exons ATGCGCAGGGGGGGGCGGAGGAGCCCGGGGGGGTCAGCGCCCCGCGGCACGGCCGGGTCGGGGCAGAGAGCCCGGGCAGCGCCGCGCTCCCCACGCGAG GAcctgttcctccccaggtcCCCGGGAAGGATGTGGCCGCTCCGGCTCGCCTGGGCGCTGGCCGTGCTGGGCATCGCGGCCGGCACCGACCCCACCGCGCCGCCGCCGGACAAGGCCTCCATCTTCGCCGACCTGACGCCCGCGGAGCTGCGCGCGGTGCGGGACTTCCTGATGGGTCGCCCggagctggggctgtccccAAGCCGGGGGGGCTCCCTGGCGCAGAACACGCTCTTcctggtggagctgctgccccccaAGAAGCGGCTGGCCCTGCGCCACCTGGACAAgggcggccccgcgccccggcGCCAGGCTCGAGCCGTCGTCTTCTTCGGGGGGCAGGCGGAGCCCAACATCACCGAATTCGCCGTGGGGCCCCTGCCGCGGCCCAGCTCCTACCGGCCGCTGCGCTTCAAGGGCAGGCGCACGGTGCCCTTCGCCGCCCGGCCCATGACGCAGCTGGAGTACGAGCTGCTGCACCGCGCGCTCGTGCAGGCGACGGAGCCACTGTACCGGCTGCTGCGCGACGCCACCGGCTTCTGGTACCACAACTGCACCGACCGCTGCCTCACCTTCTCGGACATCGCACCCCGAGGGTTGGCGCCCGGCGAGCGCCGCAGCTGGTTCATGCTGCAGCGCTTCGTGGAGGGCTACTTCCTGCACCCCGTGGGGCTGGAGATCCTCATCGACCACCGGGACCCCGATCCGCGCCGCTGGGCCGTCCAGAGCGTCTGGTACAACGGGCAGTACTTCTCCAGCCCGCAGGAGCTGGCCGAGCGCTACGAGCAGGGGCAGGTGGCGGTGGCACAGCTGGGTGACCACGCGTCCCAGCTCCTCTTCTCCACCTACGTGCCGCGCGGGCGCTTCACCACCGGCACCCCCACCGACGTGCACGGGGCCAAGGTGTGCGAGCCCCAGGGCCGGCGCTACCGGCTGCGGGGGAACCGGCTGGAGTACGGGGGCTGGAGCCTGGCTTTCCGCCTGCGCTCCTCCTCCGGCCTCCAGCTCTTCGACCTGCGCTTCAACGAGGAGCGCGTGGCCTACGAGGTGAGCGTGCAGGAGGCCATCGCCTTCTACGGCGGCGACACGCCGGCCGCCATGCAGACCAAGTACATCGACGCCGGCTGGGGCATGGGCTCCGTCACCTACGAGCTGGCCCCCGGCATCGACTGCCCCGAGGTGGCCACGTACCTGGACGCCCACCACTTCTATGACACTGACAGGCCGGTGCGCTTCGCCCGCGCCGTCTGCATCTTCGAGCTGCCCACGGGCGTCCCGCTCCGGCGGCACTTCAACAGCAACTTCCAGGGCGGGTACCACTTCTACGCCGGGCTGGAGGGGCACGCCCTGGTGCTGCGCACAACCTCCACCGTCTACAACTACGACTACATCTGGGACTTCCTCCTCTACCCCAACGGCGTGATGGAGGCCAAGGTCCACGCCACCGGCTTCATCCACGCCACCTTCTACACGCCGCAGGGCCGGCGCTACGGCAGCCGCGTCCAGAGCCACGTCCTGGGCAACATGCACACCCACCTGGTGCACTACAAGGTGGACCTGGACATCGCAG GCACTGGCAACAGCTTCGAGACGGTGGACTTGAGCTTCGAGAACATCTCCAACCCCTGGAGCCCCGACGCGCGCGTggtgcagccctggctgcaccGGCGGCCGCGCCGCAGCGAGTGCCAGGCGGCTTTTCCCCTGGGCCAGGCGCTGCCCCGCTACCTGCTCTTCTCCAACCCTCGCCAGCAAAACCGCTGGGGCCACGCGCGCAGCTACCGCATCCAGCACAGCTCCCACGCCGGGCGCGTGCTGCCCCGCggctggagggaggagaggggcatCTCCTGGGGCAG GTACCACCTGGCCGTGACGCGGCACCACGAGAACGAAGCCGTCAGCAGCAGCCTCTACACCCAGAACGACCCCTGGGAGCCCCTGGTCAACTTTGAGAGCTTCATCCGTGATGACGAGAGCATCGAGGACCAG GACCTGGTGGCCTGGGTGACCgtgggcttcctgcacatcccgCACGCCGAGGACGTCCCCAACACGGCCACCCCCGGCAACGCCGTCGGCTTCTTCCTGCGCCCCTTCAACTTCTTTGACGAGGACCCCTCGGTGGCCTCGCTCAGCCCCGTCATCGTCCGCCCGCTGGACCAGAGCTTCTCGCGCCTGGAGGTGCAGCGCTGGACGCCCGACACCCCCGGCCCCTGCGTCGCGCCGGGGCCCTTCACCTACAATGGCACCTACTGGCCCGAGTGA
- the AOC1 gene encoding diamine oxidase [copper-containing] isoform X2: MWPLRLAWALAVLGIAAGTDPTAPPPDKASIFADLTPAELRAVRDFLMGRPELGLSPSRGGSLAQNTLFLVELLPPKKRLALRHLDKGGPAPRRQARAVVFFGGQAEPNITEFAVGPLPRPSSYRPLRFKGRRTVPFAARPMTQLEYELLHRALVQATEPLYRLLRDATGFWYHNCTDRCLTFSDIAPRGLAPGERRSWFMLQRFVEGYFLHPVGLEILIDHRDPDPRRWAVQSVWYNGQYFSSPQELAERYEQGQVAVAQLGDHASQLLFSTYVPRGRFTTGTPTDVHGAKVCEPQGRRYRLRGNRLEYGGWSLAFRLRSSSGLQLFDLRFNEERVAYEVSVQEAIAFYGGDTPAAMQTKYIDAGWGMGSVTYELAPGIDCPEVATYLDAHHFYDTDRPVRFARAVCIFELPTGVPLRRHFNSNFQGGYHFYAGLEGHALVLRTTSTVYNYDYIWDFLLYPNGVMEAKVHATGFIHATFYTPQGRRYGSRVQSHVLGNMHTHLVHYKVDLDIAGTGNSFETVDLSFENISNPWSPDARVVQPWLHRRPRRSECQAAFPLGQALPRYLLFSNPRQQNRWGHARSYRIQHSSHAGRVLPRGWREERGISWGRYHLAVTRHHENEAVSSSLYTQNDPWEPLVNFESFIRDDESIEDQDLVAWVTVGFLHIPHAEDVPNTATPGNAVGFFLRPFNFFDEDPSVASLSPVIVRPLDQSFSRLEVQRWTPDTPGPCVAPGPFTYNGTYWPE; this comes from the exons ATGTGGCCGCTCCGGCTCGCCTGGGCGCTGGCCGTGCTGGGCATCGCGGCCGGCACCGACCCCACCGCGCCGCCGCCGGACAAGGCCTCCATCTTCGCCGACCTGACGCCCGCGGAGCTGCGCGCGGTGCGGGACTTCCTGATGGGTCGCCCggagctggggctgtccccAAGCCGGGGGGGCTCCCTGGCGCAGAACACGCTCTTcctggtggagctgctgccccccaAGAAGCGGCTGGCCCTGCGCCACCTGGACAAgggcggccccgcgccccggcGCCAGGCTCGAGCCGTCGTCTTCTTCGGGGGGCAGGCGGAGCCCAACATCACCGAATTCGCCGTGGGGCCCCTGCCGCGGCCCAGCTCCTACCGGCCGCTGCGCTTCAAGGGCAGGCGCACGGTGCCCTTCGCCGCCCGGCCCATGACGCAGCTGGAGTACGAGCTGCTGCACCGCGCGCTCGTGCAGGCGACGGAGCCACTGTACCGGCTGCTGCGCGACGCCACCGGCTTCTGGTACCACAACTGCACCGACCGCTGCCTCACCTTCTCGGACATCGCACCCCGAGGGTTGGCGCCCGGCGAGCGCCGCAGCTGGTTCATGCTGCAGCGCTTCGTGGAGGGCTACTTCCTGCACCCCGTGGGGCTGGAGATCCTCATCGACCACCGGGACCCCGATCCGCGCCGCTGGGCCGTCCAGAGCGTCTGGTACAACGGGCAGTACTTCTCCAGCCCGCAGGAGCTGGCCGAGCGCTACGAGCAGGGGCAGGTGGCGGTGGCACAGCTGGGTGACCACGCGTCCCAGCTCCTCTTCTCCACCTACGTGCCGCGCGGGCGCTTCACCACCGGCACCCCCACCGACGTGCACGGGGCCAAGGTGTGCGAGCCCCAGGGCCGGCGCTACCGGCTGCGGGGGAACCGGCTGGAGTACGGGGGCTGGAGCCTGGCTTTCCGCCTGCGCTCCTCCTCCGGCCTCCAGCTCTTCGACCTGCGCTTCAACGAGGAGCGCGTGGCCTACGAGGTGAGCGTGCAGGAGGCCATCGCCTTCTACGGCGGCGACACGCCGGCCGCCATGCAGACCAAGTACATCGACGCCGGCTGGGGCATGGGCTCCGTCACCTACGAGCTGGCCCCCGGCATCGACTGCCCCGAGGTGGCCACGTACCTGGACGCCCACCACTTCTATGACACTGACAGGCCGGTGCGCTTCGCCCGCGCCGTCTGCATCTTCGAGCTGCCCACGGGCGTCCCGCTCCGGCGGCACTTCAACAGCAACTTCCAGGGCGGGTACCACTTCTACGCCGGGCTGGAGGGGCACGCCCTGGTGCTGCGCACAACCTCCACCGTCTACAACTACGACTACATCTGGGACTTCCTCCTCTACCCCAACGGCGTGATGGAGGCCAAGGTCCACGCCACCGGCTTCATCCACGCCACCTTCTACACGCCGCAGGGCCGGCGCTACGGCAGCCGCGTCCAGAGCCACGTCCTGGGCAACATGCACACCCACCTGGTGCACTACAAGGTGGACCTGGACATCGCAG GCACTGGCAACAGCTTCGAGACGGTGGACTTGAGCTTCGAGAACATCTCCAACCCCTGGAGCCCCGACGCGCGCGTggtgcagccctggctgcaccGGCGGCCGCGCCGCAGCGAGTGCCAGGCGGCTTTTCCCCTGGGCCAGGCGCTGCCCCGCTACCTGCTCTTCTCCAACCCTCGCCAGCAAAACCGCTGGGGCCACGCGCGCAGCTACCGCATCCAGCACAGCTCCCACGCCGGGCGCGTGCTGCCCCGCggctggagggaggagaggggcatCTCCTGGGGCAG GTACCACCTGGCCGTGACGCGGCACCACGAGAACGAAGCCGTCAGCAGCAGCCTCTACACCCAGAACGACCCCTGGGAGCCCCTGGTCAACTTTGAGAGCTTCATCCGTGATGACGAGAGCATCGAGGACCAG GACCTGGTGGCCTGGGTGACCgtgggcttcctgcacatcccgCACGCCGAGGACGTCCCCAACACGGCCACCCCCGGCAACGCCGTCGGCTTCTTCCTGCGCCCCTTCAACTTCTTTGACGAGGACCCCTCGGTGGCCTCGCTCAGCCCCGTCATCGTCCGCCCGCTGGACCAGAGCTTCTCGCGCCTGGAGGTGCAGCGCTGGACGCCCGACACCCCCGGCCCCTGCGTCGCGCCGGGGCCCTTCACCTACAATGGCACCTACTGGCCCGAGTGA